The Streptomyces nitrosporeus genome includes a window with the following:
- a CDS encoding methyltransferase: protein MTAPSTGRPEAVAVPDGTRASHAWRMREMIYGHVRSRAVCAAAELGLADAIGDRSPTAAELATTTGADPALLSRLLRALVSFGVLRRGPGDGAESYGLTPLGETLRSDAPASALPTALLVATTMAPAWERLTEVVRSGRPAFADVFGTDFFSHLDGDPWLRGIFDRSQETGLALELRGLLQGVDFSGPLSVVDVGGGDGALLTGLLQDRPAVRGVLVDLPAALPAAARRVADAGLADRCELVEGDFLDSLPAGGDLYLLRHILHDWDDTSCRLVLQNCRRAMRPGARVVVVDHLADAEDGHGTVPGPSGQWGALMDLYMMSLFTGGRERTQEEIAGLFREAGLALVRTTLLPGGTGVLEARGDDFTERARDGFWGEKDGDR, encoded by the coding sequence GTGACGGCACCGAGCACGGGCCGCCCCGAGGCGGTCGCCGTGCCCGACGGCACGCGGGCGTCCCACGCCTGGCGGATGCGGGAAATGATCTACGGTCACGTGCGCTCACGGGCCGTCTGCGCCGCCGCCGAACTGGGTCTCGCGGACGCGATCGGCGACAGATCGCCGACCGCGGCGGAACTGGCCACAACCACGGGGGCCGACCCGGCGCTGCTCTCCCGTCTCCTGCGCGCGCTGGTCTCCTTCGGCGTGCTGCGCCGGGGACCGGGCGACGGAGCCGAGAGCTACGGCCTCACGCCGCTCGGCGAGACCCTGCGGTCCGACGCTCCGGCCTCGGCCCTGCCGACCGCCCTCCTGGTCGCCACGACGATGGCGCCCGCCTGGGAGCGGCTCACTGAAGTGGTCCGCAGCGGACGACCTGCCTTCGCGGATGTCTTCGGCACGGATTTCTTCTCGCACCTGGACGGCGACCCCTGGCTGCGGGGCATCTTCGACCGGTCCCAGGAAACCGGGCTCGCGTTGGAACTGCGGGGCCTTCTCCAGGGGGTGGACTTCTCCGGCCCACTGTCCGTCGTCGACGTCGGCGGCGGGGACGGCGCGCTGCTGACCGGCCTGCTGCAAGACCGCCCCGCAGTGCGCGGGGTGCTGGTCGACCTCCCAGCTGCGCTGCCCGCGGCGGCCCGCAGGGTGGCTGATGCCGGACTCGCCGACCGGTGCGAGCTGGTCGAAGGCGACTTCCTCGACAGCCTGCCCGCCGGCGGCGACCTCTACCTGCTGCGCCACATCCTGCATGACTGGGACGACACGTCCTGCCGCCTCGTCCTGCAAAACTGCCGGCGCGCCATGAGGCCTGGCGCCCGGGTGGTCGTCGTCGACCATCTGGCCGACGCGGAGGACGGGCACGGCACGGTCCCGGGACCCAGCGGCCAGTGGGGGGCGCTGATGGACCTCTACATGATGTCCCTGTTCACAGGGGGCCGGGAGAGGACCCAGGAGGAGATAGCCGGCTTGTTCCGCGAGGCGGGGCTGGCCCTCGTGCGAACCACCCTGCTGCCCGGCGGCACCGGGGTGCTGGAGGCGCGCGGCGACGACTTCACGGAGCGGGCGCGGGACGGCTTCTGGGGCGAGAAGGACGGTGACCGCTGA
- a CDS encoding transposase, which translates to MQVRVRAEQQTPERKACYAVRSGVGGTIDESAHGHGIRRCRYREQDKSPLQHVLTAIAVNIERLSSRSAAEEASPPRPPTAFTTFLDHNGLPRSNSWRTLGT; encoded by the coding sequence CTGCAGGTCCGCGTCCGCGCGGAGCAGCAGACACCCGAGCGGAAGGCCTGCTACGCGGTCCGTTCCGGAGTGGGGGGCACCATCGATGAGTCCGCCCACGGACACGGCATCCGCCGCTGCCGCTACCGAGAACAGGACAAGAGCCCCCTGCAACACGTACTTACAGCCATCGCCGTGAACATCGAACGGCTCAGCAGCCGGTCAGCGGCCGAGGAAGCATCGCCACCGAGACCGCCGACCGCTTTCACGACCTTCCTGGACCATAACGGCCTGCCCCGGTCGAATTCCTGGCGAACCCTCGGAACCTGA
- a CDS encoding DUF6875 domain-containing protein produces MPSGHGAATTSACPHIAMGEAPATAETGNVGTGSTRATAAARATDLAGGADGEARSGATPADDAARTEAVVRGWLESYIAQPHEELGRNGPVCPFVAPALKAGTLILRSRLGMAHTDAHGVRAVVRDMVHDFRSQRWPQANPTMRTLLLVLPDLPPAGWPLLDAAQAECKRELARAGLMLGQFHPACPEPAARNPRFPVSRSPVPVLALRNMAVHDVLFLHQDSAFFAEYRRLFGSRHERGVVADPLLRSTYRNALARHAPSPSSTESRPTNGETA; encoded by the coding sequence ATGCCGTCCGGCCACGGGGCCGCCACGACGAGCGCCTGCCCCCACATCGCCATGGGCGAAGCCCCCGCCACGGCGGAGACGGGCAACGTGGGCACCGGGTCCACGCGGGCCACGGCGGCTGCCCGGGCCACGGACCTCGCGGGCGGCGCCGACGGCGAAGCCCGCTCGGGCGCCACGCCGGCCGACGACGCCGCCCGGACGGAAGCCGTGGTGCGCGGATGGCTTGAGTCCTACATCGCCCAGCCGCACGAGGAACTGGGGCGAAACGGCCCGGTCTGTCCTTTCGTCGCGCCCGCACTGAAAGCCGGAACCCTGATCCTGCGCTCACGCCTGGGCATGGCGCACACTGACGCGCACGGGGTACGGGCCGTGGTGAGGGACATGGTGCACGACTTCCGTTCCCAGCGCTGGCCGCAGGCGAATCCGACGATGCGCACCCTCCTGCTGGTCCTGCCCGACCTGCCCCCGGCCGGTTGGCCCCTGCTCGATGCCGCCCAGGCGGAGTGCAAGAGGGAACTGGCACGTGCGGGACTGATGCTCGGCCAGTTCCATCCCGCCTGCCCCGAGCCCGCGGCACGCAATCCCCGCTTCCCGGTGTCGAGAAGCCCGGTCCCTGTGCTGGCCCTGCGGAACATGGCGGTCCACGATGTGCTCTTCCTCCACCAGGACAGCGCCTTCTTCGCCGAGTACCGCAGGCTCTTCGGCTCCCGCCATGAACGCGGCGTGGTGGCCGACCCGCTGCTGCGCAGCACCTATCGGAACGCGCTCGCGCGCCACGCGCCGAGCCCGTCCAGCACGGAATCCCGCCCGACGAACGGAGAGACGGCATGA
- a CDS encoding response regulator — protein sequence MKEPLPARVRVLVADDEPLVRAGIVGILGTDPAIDVIGEAGTGHEALAAARACRPDAVVLDIRMPGLSGLEVLRELRRAGPPLPCLFVTTFGEDDYVAEALRLGADGFVLKSGSPHELLLGVHAVAGGGAFFSPSVARRLLTGRRVGESGRAHDARARFDRLTPREREVLRLVGQGLTNTEIAGRLVLAEGTVKVHISSILRTTGARNRVEAALVAVHAGEA from the coding sequence TTGAAAGAGCCCCTGCCCGCGCGGGTACGTGTGCTGGTCGCCGACGACGAGCCCCTGGTACGGGCCGGGATCGTCGGCATCCTGGGCACCGACCCCGCCATCGACGTCATCGGCGAGGCCGGCACGGGCCATGAGGCGCTCGCCGCCGCACGGGCGTGCCGTCCGGACGCCGTGGTCCTCGACATCCGTATGCCGGGTCTCTCCGGACTGGAGGTCCTGCGCGAACTCCGCCGCGCCGGACCGCCGCTCCCCTGTCTGTTCGTCACGACGTTCGGCGAGGACGACTACGTGGCCGAGGCGCTACGGCTCGGGGCCGACGGTTTCGTCCTGAAGTCCGGTTCCCCGCACGAACTGCTGCTGGGCGTGCACGCCGTGGCCGGTGGCGGGGCCTTCTTCTCCCCGTCCGTGGCCCGCCGTCTCCTCACCGGCCGCCGGGTGGGCGAATCCGGCCGGGCTCACGACGCCCGCGCGCGGTTCGACCGCCTCACCCCGCGCGAGCGGGAGGTGCTGCGCCTTGTCGGCCAGGGCCTGACCAACACGGAGATCGCCGGGCGGCTCGTGCTGGCGGAGGGCACCGTCAAGGTGCACATCTCCTCGATCCTGCGGACCACCGGTGCCCGCAACCGGGTCGAGGCCGCGCTCGTGGCGGTCCACGCGGGGGAAGCCTGA
- a CDS encoding cytochrome P450 has product MPAIPSPRTPAQLFRAGRAFQHSLPEGLEHLRDTYGPVSAFGIGPTRTHFLFGPDANALVMKNEDNFRFSGAYDMLRPIAGNTALVTTDGEPHARRKRKARPSFHRGGAEESTRLILASIDATIDSWRPGQHVDVHGALRSAIRSAMLRQFCGERLAAREDYLATELERIHELMDRPLPQQLIAWKLPSTARRRALDAIAAVERLIYEEIRRRRRERDPGGRGAEGRMPAGDPGVQGQPPADGPGDLISVMLSADGPTMSDQEVRDMVVSALIAGYDPVGSGLGWAVYNSLNTPGVWQRLREEASAAPAPDATSAAEVRELRYTQWVVQESLRTHPPVVMSPRRCVRSFRFQGHLIPGGSLVAVSEYITHRSLAVWREPDRFLPERWDTSREGHRAPTPFEYLPYGYGGRRCIGANIASVVLPAALSRLARRTTLELRTRRPQFGGIPALIPRDGLFVEVGAAPREEKAGSVLTKDPR; this is encoded by the coding sequence ATGCCCGCCATTCCCAGCCCTCGGACTCCCGCACAGCTCTTCCGTGCCGGCCGGGCCTTCCAGCATTCGCTGCCGGAAGGCCTGGAGCACCTCCGGGACACCTACGGTCCGGTCAGTGCCTTCGGTATCGGCCCCACCCGCACCCACTTCCTCTTCGGACCGGACGCCAACGCCCTGGTCATGAAGAACGAGGACAACTTCCGCTTCAGCGGCGCCTACGACATGCTGCGGCCCATCGCCGGGAACACCGCCCTGGTCACCACCGACGGCGAACCGCACGCCCGCCGCAAGCGCAAAGCGAGGCCCTCGTTCCACCGCGGCGGGGCGGAAGAGAGCACCCGGCTGATCCTGGCGTCCATCGACGCGACAATCGACAGCTGGCGCCCCGGACAGCACGTGGACGTCCACGGCGCTCTGCGCTCAGCGATCCGCAGCGCGATGCTGCGCCAGTTCTGCGGCGAACGGTTGGCGGCCCGGGAGGATTACCTGGCCACCGAGCTGGAGCGGATCCACGAGCTGATGGACCGTCCGCTGCCGCAACAGCTGATCGCCTGGAAGCTGCCCAGCACCGCGCGCAGAAGGGCACTGGACGCGATCGCGGCCGTGGAGCGGCTCATCTACGAGGAGATCCGGCGCAGGCGGCGAGAGCGCGACCCCGGCGGGCGGGGCGCCGAGGGGCGGATGCCCGCTGGGGATCCGGGCGTCCAGGGACAGCCGCCCGCCGACGGTCCAGGTGATCTGATCTCAGTGATGCTCTCCGCGGACGGCCCCACGATGTCGGACCAGGAAGTACGCGACATGGTGGTCAGCGCGCTGATCGCCGGTTACGACCCGGTCGGCTCGGGCCTCGGCTGGGCCGTCTACAACTCCCTGAACACACCGGGCGTCTGGCAGCGGCTTCGCGAGGAGGCGTCGGCGGCGCCCGCGCCTGACGCGACCTCGGCGGCCGAAGTGCGCGAGTTGCGCTACACGCAGTGGGTGGTCCAGGAGAGCCTCCGCACGCACCCGCCCGTGGTGATGAGCCCTCGCCGGTGCGTCCGGAGCTTCCGCTTCCAGGGCCATCTGATCCCCGGGGGCAGCCTGGTGGCGGTGAGCGAGTACATCACGCACCGCTCGCTCGCGGTCTGGCGGGAGCCGGACCGCTTCCTGCCGGAACGCTGGGACACCTCCCGGGAGGGGCACCGCGCTCCCACCCCGTTCGAGTATCTGCCCTACGGATACGGAGGGCGCCGGTGCATCGGCGCGAACATCGCCTCGGTGGTCCTGCCCGCCGCGCTGTCGCGGCTCGCCCGGCGCACCACGCTCGAACTGCGGACGCGCCGTCCGCAGTTCGGCGGCATCCCGGCGCTGATTCCCCGTGACGGCCTGTTCGTCGAGGTGGGCGCGGCACCACGGGAGGAAAAGGCCGGCAGCGTCCTCACGAAGGATCCGCGGTGA
- a CDS encoding spore-associated protein, which produces MGSMRSLAAAGALTALVVGTTTAFGASASAAPNVTPQGVCGSSYKTVNSAPIGSLGTVYLTYNSSNGRNCVATIRTNPGTAKAMSVYLYVPDTDEWAGDSGNYTSYAGPGYVYGKNHCVSWGGSIDNVYVSVDNSNCAAFKERRTTEVR; this is translated from the coding sequence ATGGGAAGCATGCGTAGCCTCGCGGCCGCCGGAGCGCTGACCGCGCTGGTGGTGGGGACCACGACCGCCTTCGGCGCAAGCGCCTCCGCCGCGCCCAACGTCACACCGCAGGGCGTCTGCGGCAGCTCCTACAAGACGGTGAACTCGGCGCCCATCGGCTCGCTGGGCACGGTCTACCTGACGTACAACTCCTCGAACGGCAGGAACTGCGTCGCGACCATCCGCACCAACCCGGGCACGGCCAAGGCCATGTCCGTGTACCTCTACGTCCCCGACACCGACGAGTGGGCCGGCGACTCCGGGAACTACACCTCCTACGCGGGCCCGGGATACGTCTACGGCAAGAACCACTGCGTGAGCTGGGGCGGCAGCATCGACAACGTGTACGTGTCGGTGGACAACTCCAACTGCGCCGCCTTCAAGGAGCGCCGGACCACCGAAGTCCGCTGA
- a CDS encoding UbiA family prenyltransferase, with translation MTASAERPLPRVLGPEEFAALGPAQREEAVRGTPGSAGWPETARIAFMLGRPRTCVPGNLAFALGWAAAGGTVSPAFFLGMIMAFIYGLMANLYNAYTDLAEDSRNLPGRVWLVLRVGHRRTLWTGHAISGLLIVLTIPYGGVSLLPLMLLLLVGAHQYSFRPLRLKNGPVVGLLAFSLAVFGPFLLGAAGGPQAPEGTTWALFGFLVVWFAAKGMVKNLPDFDGDREAGLRTSATVFATRPAAARAATVMTLIGYLSPAVFVAAGLLPSRILWALLWTVAALVQCRAMARALQTARANAVLKVDMLLSTAFLASVLVLHSPGWVSVTGVALGAALLFGSDLLALDSRRRSDVTTATSP, from the coding sequence GTGACGGCGTCGGCCGAACGCCCGCTGCCTCGCGTCCTGGGGCCTGAGGAATTCGCCGCCCTCGGCCCGGCCCAGCGCGAGGAGGCGGTGCGCGGCACCCCGGGCAGCGCGGGGTGGCCGGAGACCGCGCGCATCGCCTTCATGCTGGGCCGCCCACGCACCTGCGTGCCCGGCAATCTGGCGTTTGCACTCGGCTGGGCTGCTGCGGGAGGTACGGTCTCCCCGGCCTTCTTCCTTGGCATGATCATGGCATTCATCTACGGGCTGATGGCCAACCTCTACAACGCCTACACGGATCTGGCGGAGGACAGCCGGAATCTTCCCGGGCGGGTCTGGCTGGTACTGCGGGTCGGACACCGCCGGACCCTGTGGACCGGCCACGCGATATCCGGCCTGCTGATCGTCCTGACCATCCCCTACGGTGGCGTCTCACTGCTCCCGCTGATGCTGTTACTGCTGGTCGGGGCGCACCAGTACTCATTCCGTCCGCTACGGCTGAAGAACGGGCCCGTGGTAGGACTGCTGGCCTTCAGCCTCGCGGTCTTCGGCCCGTTCCTGCTCGGCGCCGCCGGAGGGCCTCAGGCGCCGGAGGGCACCACCTGGGCGCTGTTCGGCTTCCTGGTGGTGTGGTTCGCGGCCAAGGGCATGGTGAAGAACCTCCCGGACTTCGACGGAGACCGTGAGGCCGGGCTGCGTACGTCGGCGACGGTCTTCGCGACCCGCCCGGCCGCCGCGCGGGCAGCCACGGTGATGACGCTGATCGGGTACCTCTCGCCCGCGGTGTTCGTGGCCGCCGGACTGCTTCCCTCCCGCATCCTGTGGGCGCTCCTGTGGACGGTGGCGGCGCTGGTGCAGTGCCGAGCGATGGCCAGGGCCTTGCAGACCGCCCGGGCCAACGCCGTGCTCAAGGTCGACATGCTGCTGTCGACGGCCTTTCTCGCCTCGGTGCTGGTGCTCCACTCACCCGGGTGGGTCTCGGTCACGGGGGTGGCCCTGGGGGCCGCCCTGCTCTTCGGCAGTGACCTTCTGGCGCTGGACTCCCGGCGCCGGAGCGACGTCACGACTGCGACCTCTCCCTGA
- a CDS encoding Thoeris anti-defense Tad2 family protein: MSWSDVLTRGAADPTLTFARRKWNERGKFVWIAPEAVVQAPDGHRYRLCATVYFKDADDVVKAYQPSMDGMTEADDWYVGVSGAKGGPAASSGAPARPSASP, from the coding sequence ATGAGCTGGTCCGACGTGCTGACGCGCGGTGCGGCGGACCCCACTTTGACGTTCGCCCGCCGTAAGTGGAACGAGCGGGGGAAGTTCGTATGGATCGCGCCGGAGGCGGTGGTGCAGGCTCCGGACGGTCATCGCTACCGCCTGTGCGCCACCGTGTATTTCAAGGATGCGGACGATGTCGTCAAGGCGTACCAGCCGAGCATGGACGGCATGACCGAGGCCGACGACTGGTATGTGGGCGTGTCCGGGGCGAAGGGCGGGCCCGCCGCTTCTTCAGGGGCACCGGCCCGTCCCTCCGCCTCGCCCTGA
- a CDS encoding phosphatase PAP2 family protein → MTMRNPRTPAAHGTVPSPRPGVLRATTAVIAVLTALALASFPAREALYLAIARTTEGSPFGEAAGLVADKGLLLLVAAAGGTALHTWLRDRHAFRTLVCAGAGVVGAYLTSELVKILVTEQRPCRTLSLETVLTCPAPGDWSWPSNHSVIAAAFATACLLAVPRTAWAVVPVALMIGLSRVAAGVHYVHDVASGLALGALLVALLTLVLRPLAARLPYPLASSAAPAHRKG, encoded by the coding sequence ATGACCATGAGAAACCCCCGGACGCCGGCCGCGCACGGCACCGTCCCTTCCCCGCGCCCCGGTGTCCTGCGTGCCACCACGGCAGTGATCGCCGTCCTCACGGCCCTGGCCCTGGCATCCTTCCCGGCGAGGGAAGCCCTCTACCTCGCGATCGCCCGGACCACCGAGGGGTCGCCCTTCGGTGAGGCGGCCGGCCTGGTCGCCGACAAGGGGCTGCTCCTCCTCGTCGCGGCCGCGGGCGGGACCGCCCTCCACACCTGGCTGCGTGACCGCCACGCGTTCCGGACCCTGGTCTGCGCCGGTGCCGGAGTCGTCGGCGCCTACCTGACCAGCGAACTGGTCAAGATCCTCGTCACCGAGCAGCGGCCGTGCCGGACCCTGTCCCTGGAGACCGTCCTCACGTGCCCCGCCCCCGGTGACTGGTCCTGGCCGTCCAACCACTCCGTCATCGCCGCGGCGTTCGCCACCGCGTGCCTCCTCGCCGTGCCCCGCACGGCATGGGCTGTCGTGCCCGTCGCCCTGATGATCGGGCTGTCGCGGGTGGCGGCGGGGGTGCACTACGTACACGACGTCGCCTCGGGCCTCGCTCTCGGCGCCCTGCTGGTGGCCCTCCTCACCCTCGTACTGAGGCCGCTCGCCGCCCGGCTGCCGTACCCCCTCGCCTCCTCAGCCGCGCCGGCCCACCGGAAAGGCTGA
- a CDS encoding PrsW family glutamic-type intramembrane protease, which translates to MLTGMYLVAQVFAWAAPEPVSRSAFVKHFLLPEPVSFRVTRILLPVGWGVAALLGLVLLRTRRNGPREAQHAAGPLKAGGAPGVPSAQTVQACLLGILGALLAPFTIMPLSVMAGNLPQMLLCLLPTPAALLLVHRVQLYRRMPGWLLVSGFGWGALIGGGFGLVMITWMQRSVPGYFMSGSWERPLDGARELYTLFPLHTAVVTEVGKAAGVAVLFLLFRRHIDGIVSGLVLGAAVALGYNFTETAYYLDLVNPDHHFTQLWDRQVVGLFTTHVAFTALAGAGIGAARWLPSRRDRLLTSGGGLLAAVGGHFETDVVLMRLDGHRADRFADEALGLLVGIPAMTVIATGVFVTLCVLILRRGLRAQAAGLTDALITEVASGRGAVTEPEIGLLLSPRRRLLLELRVWRRDGMAGRRHLARLQQAQLDLATQRWHRRRAGADSFIPEEELLRGRVLELKGTSGSSRPPALPERKALS; encoded by the coding sequence GTGCTGACTGGGATGTACCTGGTCGCCCAGGTGTTCGCCTGGGCAGCACCCGAGCCCGTCTCGCGCTCCGCCTTCGTGAAGCACTTCCTGCTGCCGGAGCCGGTGTCATTCCGGGTGACGCGGATCCTGCTCCCCGTCGGATGGGGCGTGGCAGCCCTCCTCGGCCTCGTGCTGCTGCGCACCCGCCGCAACGGCCCACGGGAAGCACAGCACGCAGCCGGCCCGCTGAAGGCGGGCGGTGCGCCGGGGGTGCCGAGCGCGCAGACCGTCCAGGCCTGCCTGTTGGGCATTCTCGGCGCACTGCTCGCGCCCTTCACGATCATGCCGCTGTCCGTCATGGCCGGCAATCTGCCGCAGATGCTGCTCTGCCTGCTCCCCACGCCGGCGGCGCTGCTCCTCGTCCACCGGGTCCAGCTCTACCGGCGGATGCCCGGATGGCTGCTGGTGTCCGGTTTCGGCTGGGGTGCGCTGATCGGCGGGGGTTTCGGTCTCGTCATGATCACGTGGATGCAGCGGTCCGTGCCGGGGTACTTCATGTCCGGCTCCTGGGAACGCCCCCTGGACGGAGCCCGCGAGCTCTACACCCTGTTTCCCCTGCACACAGCGGTCGTGACGGAGGTCGGCAAGGCCGCCGGCGTCGCCGTTCTCTTCCTGCTCTTCCGCCGCCACATCGACGGAATCGTCTCCGGGCTGGTCCTCGGCGCGGCCGTCGCACTGGGATACAACTTCACGGAAACCGCCTACTACCTGGACCTCGTCAACCCGGATCACCATTTCACCCAGCTCTGGGACCGGCAGGTGGTCGGCCTGTTCACCACGCACGTGGCGTTCACCGCCCTCGCGGGCGCCGGGATCGGCGCGGCACGCTGGCTGCCGTCGCGCCGGGACCGTCTGTTGACGTCCGGGGGCGGGCTGCTGGCGGCGGTGGGGGGCCACTTCGAGACAGATGTCGTGCTGATGCGTCTCGACGGGCACAGGGCCGACCGGTTCGCCGACGAGGCCCTCGGACTGCTGGTCGGCATCCCGGCGATGACGGTCATCGCTACGGGGGTGTTCGTCACGCTGTGTGTGCTGATCCTCCGCCGCGGTCTCAGGGCGCAGGCGGCCGGCCTGACCGACGCGCTGATCACCGAAGTCGCATCCGGCCGCGGCGCGGTCACTGAACCGGAGATCGGCCTGCTGCTCTCGCCGCGCCGGCGCCTTCTGCTGGAGTTGCGCGTGTGGCGCCGCGACGGCATGGCGGGGCGGCGCCACCTCGCGCGGCTCCAGCAGGCCCAGCTCGACCTTGCGACACAGCGCTGGCACCGCCGTCGTGCGGGCGCCGACTCCTTCATCCCGGAGGAGGAGCTCCTCCGGGGACGGGTCCTGGAGTTGAAGGGCACGTCAGGTTCCTCGCGTCCCCCCGCGCTACCCGAGCGGAAGGCTCTGTCATGA
- a CDS encoding DUF962 domain-containing protein, whose product MRQFDQRFEEYMRGHTSEASRWMHVAGMAAAVGAATMAGRRRRPALLWAVPGAFFSFAWSGHFIFERNLPVGFTDPGAAFSGDLKMIFMMATGRNTELKELVEHLQRQDEARADEPSTSAQDTPGLREAA is encoded by the coding sequence ATGAGGCAGTTCGACCAGCGGTTTGAGGAGTACATGCGCGGCCACACCAGCGAGGCGAGCCGCTGGATGCACGTGGCGGGGATGGCCGCGGCGGTGGGCGCCGCGACCATGGCCGGGCGCCGCCGCCGTCCCGCCTTGCTGTGGGCCGTACCCGGCGCCTTCTTCAGCTTCGCCTGGAGTGGCCACTTCATCTTCGAGCGGAACCTTCCGGTCGGCTTCACCGATCCTGGGGCCGCGTTCTCCGGCGACCTGAAGATGATCTTCATGATGGCGACCGGACGCAACACCGAACTGAAGGAGCTGGTGGAACACCTTCAGCGCCAGGACGAAGCCCGCGCGGACGAACCGTCCACGTCGGCCCAGGACACCCCGGGCCTACGCGAAGCCGCCTGA
- a CDS encoding sensor histidine kinase, whose protein sequence is MDQRIRRALSRRLVAPGAVLALASVLLMSEPGPWAALLGAVVAFAVGIGPSGVRRGAVALLLAVLLSTVLVAAGGPEWRESVREMVFALARTGIPWLAGVAWRLRRQVRRQATEALAQKRRERSALLREERDGERLALAESLHDDLGHALSLVALNLGRIELDPALPPTAHETVTTARRQLSQAVERLGASVASLRDGAAPGVPHCDDVDALLERAGRAGVEVEVTGMPSPGQLSAFDRESLTRVLREAVTNAVKHAPGQAVRIGFTCGEALEVTVRNPVTGHRAGTLSGTGLSTLARRLRAEGGELETRAGDREFSLRARIPPKGPASPPAAAVREAPADDGGHEDAVLTGARRRGRAILAGTAVLAVAVLGAVEAFDAFETRRALLSSEDFALIRVGDTRTRAARLLPSHEVLPRPASAPGTDCHDYAVTADPFDDASGDAYRICYTAGLVVSARYVSPENP, encoded by the coding sequence ATGGACCAGCGCATCCGACGGGCTCTGAGCCGTCGCCTCGTCGCACCGGGGGCCGTCCTCGCGCTCGCCTCGGTGCTCCTGATGAGCGAGCCCGGGCCGTGGGCGGCCCTGCTGGGCGCGGTCGTCGCGTTCGCCGTCGGGATCGGCCCCTCCGGGGTACGCCGTGGTGCCGTGGCGCTTCTTCTGGCCGTGCTGCTGAGTACGGTCCTCGTGGCGGCGGGAGGACCGGAGTGGCGGGAGTCCGTCCGCGAGATGGTGTTCGCCCTCGCGCGGACGGGGATCCCCTGGCTGGCGGGGGTCGCCTGGCGGCTGCGCCGCCAGGTGCGACGGCAGGCGACCGAGGCACTGGCCCAGAAGCGGCGTGAACGCAGCGCCCTTCTGCGGGAGGAGCGCGACGGTGAGCGGCTCGCACTCGCGGAATCGCTGCACGACGACCTGGGTCACGCGCTGAGTCTGGTCGCCCTGAACCTCGGCAGGATCGAACTCGATCCGGCGCTGCCGCCCACCGCGCACGAGACGGTGACCACCGCCCGGCGTCAGCTGTCGCAGGCCGTCGAGCGCCTCGGCGCCTCCGTCGCCTCCCTCCGTGACGGGGCCGCCCCCGGCGTACCGCACTGCGACGACGTGGACGCCCTGCTGGAACGTGCCGGGCGGGCGGGTGTCGAGGTCGAGGTGACCGGGATGCCGTCTCCCGGGCAGCTGTCGGCCTTCGACCGGGAGAGCCTCACGCGTGTGCTCCGGGAGGCGGTGACCAACGCCGTGAAGCACGCCCCCGGGCAGGCTGTGCGCATCGGGTTCACCTGCGGCGAGGCGCTGGAGGTGACCGTGCGGAACCCTGTCACCGGTCACCGTGCCGGGACACTGTCCGGTACGGGCCTGTCCACCCTCGCGCGCCGCCTGCGGGCCGAGGGGGGCGAGCTGGAGACCCGGGCCGGTGACCGGGAGTTCTCTCTGCGCGCCCGTATCCCGCCCAAGGGCCCCGCCTCTCCCCCGGCCGCCGCCGTACGGGAGGCGCCGGCCGACGACGGAGGGCACGAGGACGCCGTCCTGACCGGCGCCCGGCGGCGTGGCCGTGCCATTCTCGCCGGTACCGCCGTTCTGGCCGTCGCCGTCCTGGGCGCCGTCGAGGCGTTCGACGCCTTCGAGACCCGCCGTGCGCTGCTCTCCTCCGAGGACTTCGCCCTGATACGCGTCGGCGACACCCGGACCCGGGCCGCCCGGCTGCTCCCCTCCCACGAGGTGCTGCCCCGGCCCGCCTCGGCCCCCGGTACGGACTGCCATGACTACGCCGTCACCGCGGACCCCTTCGACGACGCCTCCGGGGACGCCTACCGCATCTGCTACACCGCCGGCCTGGTCGTGTCGGCCCGGTACGTGTCCCCGGAGAACCCTTGA